Proteins encoded within one genomic window of Sphaerotilus montanus:
- the rpsD gene encoding 30S ribosomal protein S4: MARYLGPKAKLSRREGTDLFLKSARRSISDKSKFETKPGQHGRTSGSRTSDYGLQLREKQKVKRMYGVLEKQFRRYFAEAERRKGNTGATLLQLLESRLDNVVYRMGYGSTRAEARQMVSHKSITVNGQVVNIPSFTVKAGDVVSVREKAKKQLRIIDALKLADSIGLPAWVSVDLAKMEGTFKKAPDRDEFGAEINESLIVELYSR; the protein is encoded by the coding sequence GTGGCACGTTACCTCGGCCCCAAGGCCAAACTTTCCCGCCGTGAAGGCACCGACCTGTTCCTGAAGAGCGCCCGCCGCTCGATCAGCGACAAGTCGAAGTTCGAAACCAAGCCGGGCCAGCATGGCCGCACTTCGGGCTCGCGCACCTCGGACTACGGTCTGCAACTGCGTGAAAAGCAGAAGGTCAAGCGCATGTACGGCGTGCTGGAAAAGCAGTTCCGCCGCTACTTCGCCGAAGCCGAGCGTCGCAAGGGCAACACCGGTGCCACGCTGCTGCAACTGCTGGAATCGCGCCTGGACAACGTCGTCTACCGCATGGGCTACGGTTCCACCCGTGCCGAAGCGCGTCAGATGGTGTCGCACAAGTCGATCACGGTCAACGGCCAGGTCGTCAACATCCCGTCGTTCACGGTCAAGGCCGGTGACGTGGTGTCTGTGCGCGAAAAGGCCAAGAAGCAGCTGCGCATCATCGATGCGCTGAAGCTGGCCGATTCGATCGGTCTGCCGGCCTGGGTGTCGGTGGATCTGGCGAAGATGGAAGGTACCTTCAAGAAGGCGCCTGACCGCGATGAATTCGGTGCCGAGATCAACGAATCGCTGATCGTCGAACTGTACTCGCGCTGA
- the rpsE gene encoding 30S ribosomal protein S5, translating to MAKFQPKVADEGRDDGMREKMIQVNRVTKVVKGGRIMAFAALTVVGDGDGRIGMGKGKAREVPVSVQKAMESARRGMVKIPLRNGTVPHNATGEHGAAKVLLAPAPAGTGIIAGGPMRAVFEVMGITDIVAKSLGSSNPYNMVRATFDALSRMTTPSAVAAKRGKTLEEIFN from the coding sequence ATGGCTAAGTTTCAACCGAAGGTTGCTGACGAAGGTCGCGACGACGGCATGCGCGAGAAGATGATCCAAGTCAACCGCGTGACCAAGGTGGTCAAGGGCGGCCGGATCATGGCGTTTGCTGCACTCACCGTGGTTGGTGATGGCGACGGTCGCATCGGCATGGGCAAGGGCAAGGCGCGTGAAGTGCCGGTGTCCGTCCAGAAGGCGATGGAATCGGCGCGCCGCGGCATGGTCAAGATCCCGCTGCGCAACGGCACCGTGCCGCACAACGCGACTGGTGAGCATGGTGCTGCCAAGGTCCTGCTGGCGCCCGCGCCCGCTGGTACCGGCATCATCGCTGGCGGTCCGATGCGCGCTGTGTTCGAAGTCATGGGCATCACCGACATCGTCGCGAAGAGCCTCGGATCCTCGAACCCGTACAACATGGTTCGCGCCACGTTCGACGCCCTGTCTCGCATGACGACCCCGTCCGCGGTGGCCGCCAAGCGTGGCAAGACGCTTGAAGAAATCTTCAACTGA
- the rtcA gene encoding RNA 3'-terminal phosphate cyclase encodes MIHIDASEGEGGGQVLRTALALSMVTGQPVLLENIRARRPKPGLMRQHLTCVGAAQAVSGAQVDGATPGGQTLRFTPGPVRGGDYHCSVGTAGSVMLVLQTVWPALLLADAPARLTLQGGTHNPMAPSFHFVEQAYAPLVRRLGAAATLQLRRCGFYPGGGGEVHAELHPAGPEGLQPFDLTARGPLIGRHAECLVPGVRRSVAERELGVLRDQLGWAFDHRAIPVTRQNEGPGNALLATLRHAHVTEVFCSIGEKSRSAETVGEDVVRQVQHYLGSNAALGPHLADQWALPLGLAVWRSGRAARYTCTEVSLHASTNFQTIERFLPVQFEARPLPDGQAMQVEVRPTGDNAA; translated from the coding sequence GTGATCCACATCGACGCCTCCGAGGGCGAGGGCGGCGGCCAGGTGCTGCGGACCGCGCTCGCGCTGTCCATGGTGACGGGCCAGCCGGTCCTGCTGGAGAACATCCGCGCGCGCCGGCCGAAACCCGGCCTGATGCGCCAGCACCTGACCTGCGTGGGCGCGGCACAGGCGGTCAGCGGTGCGCAGGTCGATGGCGCCACCCCCGGTGGGCAGACGCTGCGCTTCACCCCCGGCCCGGTGCGCGGCGGCGACTACCACTGCAGCGTCGGCACGGCCGGCAGCGTGATGCTGGTGCTGCAGACGGTCTGGCCCGCGCTGCTGCTGGCCGATGCCCCCGCCCGGCTCACGCTGCAAGGCGGGACGCACAACCCGATGGCCCCGAGCTTCCACTTCGTCGAGCAGGCCTATGCCCCCCTGGTGCGGCGACTCGGCGCGGCCGCGACGCTGCAACTGCGCCGCTGCGGCTTCTACCCGGGTGGAGGCGGCGAAGTCCACGCGGAATTGCACCCGGCCGGCCCCGAAGGGCTGCAACCCTTCGATCTGACCGCGCGTGGCCCGCTGATCGGCCGGCACGCCGAGTGCCTGGTACCCGGCGTGCGGCGCAGCGTCGCCGAGCGCGAGCTGGGCGTGCTGCGTGACCAGCTCGGCTGGGCGTTCGACCACCGTGCGATCCCGGTCACGCGCCAGAACGAAGGGCCGGGCAACGCGCTGCTGGCCACGCTGCGCCACGCGCACGTCACCGAGGTGTTCTGCAGCATCGGCGAGAAATCGCGCAGTGCCGAAACCGTCGGGGAGGACGTCGTGCGCCAGGTACAGCACTACCTCGGCAGCAACGCCGCGCTCGGCCCGCATCTGGCAGACCAGTGGGCCTTGCCACTGGGGCTGGCGGTCTGGCGCAGTGGCCGTGCCGCGCGCTATACCTGCACCGAGGTGAGCCTGCACGCGTCGACCAACTTTCAGACCATCGAGCGCTTTCTGCCGGTGCAGTTCGAGGCACGCCCCCTTCCCGACGGACAGGCCATGCAGGTAGAAGTACGTCCGACGGGTGACAATGCCGCATGA
- the rpmJ gene encoding 50S ribosomal protein L36, whose amino-acid sequence MKVSASVKKICRNCKIIRRKGVVRVICTDPRHKQRQG is encoded by the coding sequence ATGAAAGTCTCGGCATCCGTCAAGAAGATCTGCCGCAATTGCAAGATCATCCGTCGCAAGGGTGTGGTCCGTGTGATCTGCACCGATCCGCGCCACAAGCAGCGCCAGGGTTGA
- the secY gene encoding preprotein translocase subunit SecY produces MATNPTQLAKNGKFGDLRRRLVFLLLALVVYRIGAHIPVPGINPEQLAQLFKGQQGGILNLFNMFSGGALSRFTVFALGIMPYISASIIVQLMGYVIPTLESLKKEGEAGRRKITQYTRYGALGLALFQSMGIALALEGSAGLVIDPGPMFRITAIVSLTAGTMFLMWLGEQITERGLGNGISILIFSGIAAGLPGAIGGLVNLINTGAMSVIVALLIVLIVIAVTFVVVFVERAQRKILVNYAKRQVGNKVYGGQSSHLPLKVNMAGVIPPIFASSIILLPATVVGWFATGEKLRWLKDISSALSPGQPIYVLLYAAMIVFFCFFYTALVFNSRETADNLKKSGAFIPGIRPGEQTAKYIDKILGRLTLGGAVYITLVCLLPEFLVLKYNVPFYFGGTSLLIIVVVTMDFWAQVQSYVMSQQYETLLKKSSFKAS; encoded by the coding sequence GTGGCAACGAACCCGACACAACTGGCCAAGAACGGCAAGTTCGGCGATCTGCGTCGCCGACTGGTGTTCTTGCTGCTGGCCTTGGTGGTTTACCGCATCGGCGCGCACATTCCGGTTCCCGGCATCAACCCTGAGCAGCTTGCACAGCTGTTCAAGGGCCAGCAGGGTGGCATCCTGAACCTGTTCAACATGTTCTCGGGTGGCGCGCTGTCCCGGTTCACCGTCTTTGCGCTGGGAATCATGCCGTACATCTCGGCATCGATCATCGTGCAGCTCATGGGCTACGTGATCCCGACGCTGGAGTCGCTGAAGAAGGAAGGCGAAGCCGGTCGTCGCAAGATCACGCAGTACACCCGTTACGGTGCACTGGGTCTGGCACTGTTCCAGTCGATGGGCATTGCCCTGGCGCTGGAAGGGTCAGCCGGCCTGGTGATCGATCCGGGTCCGATGTTCCGCATCACGGCCATCGTCAGCCTCACGGCTGGCACGATGTTCCTGATGTGGCTGGGTGAGCAGATCACCGAACGTGGTCTGGGCAACGGCATCTCGATCCTGATTTTCTCGGGGATCGCGGCTGGTTTGCCTGGTGCGATCGGCGGGCTGGTCAACCTGATCAACACCGGGGCGATGAGCGTGATCGTGGCGCTGCTGATCGTGCTGATCGTGATCGCGGTGACGTTTGTGGTCGTGTTCGTCGAGCGGGCTCAACGCAAGATCCTGGTCAACTATGCCAAGCGGCAGGTTGGCAACAAGGTCTACGGTGGTCAGTCGTCGCATCTGCCGCTGAAGGTCAACATGGCGGGTGTGATTCCGCCGATCTTCGCGTCGTCCATCATCCTGCTGCCGGCGACGGTGGTGGGCTGGTTCGCGACCGGTGAAAAGCTGCGCTGGTTGAAGGACATCTCGTCGGCGCTGTCGCCGGGGCAGCCGATCTATGTGCTGCTCTACGCGGCGATGATCGTGTTCTTCTGCTTCTTCTACACGGCGCTGGTGTTCAACAGCCGTGAGACCGCAGACAACCTGAAGAAGAGTGGTGCGTTCATTCCGGGGATTCGTCCTGGCGAGCAGACCGCGAAGTACATCGACAAGATCCTCGGGCGCCTGACGCTCGGTGGTGCGGTGTACATCACGCTGGTCTGTCTGCTGCCCGAGTTCCTGGTGCTGAAGTACAACGTGCCGTTCTACTTCGGTGGAACGTCGCTGCTGATCATTGTTGTCGTGACGATGGACTTCTGGGCGCAGGTCCAGTCGTACGTGATGTCGCAGCAATACGAAACGCTGTTGAAGAAGTCCAGTTTCAAGGCAAGCTGA
- the rplO gene encoding 50S ribosomal protein L15 has translation MELNSIKPASGAKHSKRRVGRGIGSGLGKTAGRGHKGQKSRAGGYHKVGFEGGQMPLQRRLPKRGFKSQLLKYNAEVTLSQLQNLAVDEVDVLVLKQAGLVADMVKNVKVIKSGELTKKVVLKGVAATAGALVVIEVAGGSIAA, from the coding sequence ATGGAACTCAATTCGATCAAACCGGCATCGGGTGCGAAGCACTCCAAGCGCCGCGTGGGTCGCGGCATCGGTTCCGGCCTGGGCAAGACCGCTGGTCGCGGTCACAAGGGTCAGAAATCGCGTGCTGGTGGCTACCACAAGGTGGGCTTCGAAGGCGGTCAGATGCCGCTGCAACGTCGTCTGCCGAAGCGCGGCTTCAAGTCGCAACTGCTGAAGTACAACGCTGAAGTCACCCTGTCGCAACTGCAGAACCTGGCGGTCGACGAAGTCGACGTGCTGGTGCTGAAGCAGGCCGGTCTGGTGGCTGACATGGTAAAGAACGTCAAGGTCATCAAGTCCGGCGAGCTGACCAAGAAGGTCGTGCTGAAGGGCGTGGCGGCAACCGCTGGTGCGCTGGTGGTCATCGAAGTCGCTGGCGGCTCGATCGCTGCCTGA
- the rpsN gene encoding 30S ribosomal protein S14, translating to MAKVSLIQREEKREKLVAKYAKKYAELKAIIDDSNKSEEERYMARLALQKLPRNANPTRLRSRCGITGRPRGTFRKFGLARNKIRELAFRGDIPGVVKASW from the coding sequence ATGGCAAAAGTCTCTCTCATCCAGCGCGAAGAAAAGCGCGAGAAGCTGGTGGCCAAGTACGCCAAGAAGTACGCGGAACTGAAGGCCATCATCGACGACAGCAACAAGTCGGAAGAAGAGCGCTACATGGCGCGTCTGGCTCTGCAGAAGCTGCCCCGCAATGCCAATCCGACCCGTCTGCGTAGCCGCTGCGGGATCACCGGTCGTCCGCGCGGCACGTTCCGCAAGTTCGGTCTGGCGCGCAACAAGATTCGTGAACTGGCCTTCCGAGGCGACATCCCCGGTGTCGTCAAGGCGAGCTGGTAA
- the rplF gene encoding 50S ribosomal protein L6 has product MSRVGKMSITVPQGVDVSVTEDQISVKGAKGTLVRPVHRLVKVSNESGKLSFAPTDDSAAANAMSGTVRALVNNMVNGVSKGFERKLNLVGVGFRAQASGQKLNLQIGFSHPVVKEMPEGIKVECPTQTEVLIKGADRQVVGQLAAEVRAFRPPEPYKGKGIRYSDEKVTIKETKKK; this is encoded by the coding sequence ATGTCCCGCGTTGGAAAAATGTCGATCACCGTCCCGCAAGGCGTGGACGTGTCGGTCACCGAAGACCAGATCAGCGTCAAGGGTGCCAAGGGCACTCTGGTGCGTCCGGTGCATCGCCTGGTCAAGGTGAGCAACGAATCTGGCAAGCTGTCTTTTGCTCCGACCGATGATTCGGCCGCAGCCAATGCCATGTCCGGCACCGTGCGTGCGCTGGTCAACAACATGGTCAATGGCGTGAGCAAGGGTTTCGAGCGCAAGCTGAACTTGGTCGGCGTGGGTTTCCGCGCTCAAGCCTCGGGTCAGAAGCTCAACCTCCAGATCGGGTTCTCGCACCCCGTGGTCAAGGAAATGCCGGAAGGCATCAAGGTCGAGTGCCCCACTCAGACCGAAGTCCTGATCAAGGGTGCTGATCGCCAGGTCGTCGGCCAGCTGGCCGCAGAGGTTCGTGCCTTCCGTCCCCCTGAGCCCTACAAGGGCAAGGGCATCCGTTATTCGGATGAGAAGGTCACGATCAAAGAGACCAAGAAGAAGTAA
- a CDS encoding DNA-directed RNA polymerase subunit alpha, protein MQTNLLKPKAINVEPLGGHRAKVTLEPFERGYGHTLGNALRRVLLSSMVGYAPTEVTIAGVLHEYSTVDGVQEDVVHIMLNLKGVVFRLHNRDEVTLVLRKEGEGPVTARDIQTPHDVEIINPDLVIAHLAQGGKLDMQIKVEKGRGYVPGTMRRYADEPTKSIGRIVLDASFSPVRRVSYTVESARVEQRTDLDKLVMEIETNGAISPEEAIRASAKILVEQLAVFAQLEGNDLAGIVEPAPRAQHFDPIPLRPVDELELTVRSANCLKAENIYYIGDLIQRTETELLKTPNLGRKSLNEIKEVLASRGLTLGARLENWPPQGLDKR, encoded by the coding sequence ATGCAAACCAATCTGCTGAAGCCCAAAGCCATCAACGTCGAACCGCTGGGCGGACACCGCGCCAAGGTGACGCTGGAGCCGTTCGAGCGTGGCTATGGTCACACGCTGGGCAATGCGCTGCGCCGCGTCCTGCTGTCGTCGATGGTGGGCTATGCGCCGACCGAAGTGACGATCGCCGGCGTGCTGCACGAGTATTCGACGGTGGATGGCGTGCAGGAAGACGTCGTTCACATCATGCTGAACCTCAAGGGCGTGGTGTTCCGTCTGCACAACCGCGACGAAGTCACGCTGGTTCTGCGCAAGGAAGGCGAAGGCCCGGTCACCGCGCGTGACATCCAGACGCCGCACGATGTCGAGATCATCAACCCGGACCTGGTCATTGCGCACCTGGCCCAGGGTGGCAAGCTCGACATGCAGATCAAGGTCGAGAAGGGCCGTGGCTATGTGCCGGGCACGATGCGCCGCTACGCCGACGAGCCGACCAAGAGCATCGGCCGCATCGTGCTGGACGCGTCGTTCTCGCCGGTCCGCCGCGTGAGCTACACCGTCGAGAGCGCCCGCGTCGAGCAGCGCACCGATCTGGACAAGCTGGTCATGGAAATCGAGACCAACGGCGCTATTTCGCCCGAGGAAGCGATCCGTGCGTCGGCCAAGATCCTGGTCGAACAGCTCGCCGTGTTCGCGCAGCTGGAAGGCAACGACCTGGCCGGCATCGTCGAGCCCGCGCCGCGTGCGCAGCACTTCGATCCGATCCCGCTGCGTCCGGTCGATGAGCTGGAACTGACCGTGCGTTCGGCGAACTGCCTGAAGGCCGAAAACATCTACTACATCGGCGATCTGATCCAGCGTACCGAGACCGAGCTGCTGAAGACCCCGAACCTGGGTCGCAAGTCGCTCAACGAGATCAAGGAAGTCCTCGCTTCGCGTGGCCTGACCCTGGGTGCGCGTCTCGAGAACTGGCCGCCGCAAGGTCTCGACAAGCGTTGA
- a CDS encoding RtcB family protein, translating into MNTPHYNEVAADGGVPIKLWTRGVPVEAAAMQQLANAARLPVVFHHVAAMPDVHLGIGATVGSVIPTFKAIIPAAVGVDIGCGMMACKTTLRAEDLPDNLGPLRAAIEKAVPHGRNPQRHGRDHGAWETPPGEVDAAWAGLVDEFDAICADQPSLTRTNHHKHLGTLGTGNHFIEVCLDEAGAVWFMLHSGSRGVGNAIGTRFIALAREEAMRNDVHLPDRDLAYFEEGSQYFGDYVRAVGWAQKFARANREVMMQRVVRAVRQVIARPFETHLEAVNCHHNYVQRETHFGEDVFVTRKGAVSAKKGELGIIPGSMGARSYIVRGKGNPESFESCSHGAGRVMSRTQAKKRYTVADQIAATEGVECRKDADVVDEIPMAYKDIDAVMAAQADLVEVVYTLKQVVCVKG; encoded by the coding sequence ATGAACACCCCCCACTACAACGAAGTTGCCGCCGACGGCGGCGTGCCCATCAAGCTGTGGACCCGCGGTGTCCCGGTCGAGGCAGCGGCGATGCAGCAGCTCGCCAACGCCGCCCGCCTGCCCGTCGTGTTCCACCACGTCGCCGCGATGCCGGACGTGCACCTGGGCATCGGCGCCACGGTCGGCTCGGTCATCCCGACATTCAAGGCGATCATTCCCGCCGCGGTTGGCGTGGACATCGGCTGCGGGATGATGGCCTGCAAGACCACGCTGCGCGCCGAAGACCTGCCGGACAACCTCGGGCCGCTGCGCGCGGCGATCGAGAAAGCGGTGCCACACGGCCGCAACCCGCAGCGCCATGGCCGCGACCACGGCGCCTGGGAAACGCCGCCAGGCGAGGTGGACGCGGCCTGGGCGGGCCTGGTGGACGAGTTCGACGCGATCTGCGCCGACCAGCCGAGCCTGACCAGGACCAACCACCACAAGCACCTGGGGACACTCGGCACGGGAAACCACTTCATCGAGGTCTGCCTGGACGAGGCCGGCGCCGTGTGGTTCATGCTGCACTCCGGGTCACGCGGGGTCGGCAATGCCATCGGGACGCGCTTCATCGCGCTGGCCCGCGAGGAGGCGATGCGCAACGACGTGCACCTGCCCGACCGCGATCTCGCCTACTTCGAGGAAGGCTCGCAGTATTTCGGCGACTACGTGCGCGCGGTCGGCTGGGCCCAGAAATTCGCCCGCGCCAACCGCGAGGTGATGATGCAGCGCGTGGTCCGTGCCGTCCGCCAGGTGATCGCCAGGCCCTTCGAGACGCACCTGGAGGCGGTGAACTGCCACCACAACTACGTGCAGCGCGAGACGCACTTCGGCGAGGACGTGTTCGTCACGCGCAAGGGGGCGGTGAGCGCGAAGAAGGGCGAGCTGGGGATCATCCCGGGGAGCATGGGCGCGCGTTCGTACATCGTGCGCGGCAAAGGCAACCCCGAGAGCTTCGAGAGCTGCAGCCACGGCGCCGGCCGCGTCATGAGCCGCACCCAGGCGAAGAAGCGCTACACCGTGGCCGACCAGATCGCCGCCACCGAGGGCGTCGAGTGCCGCAAGGACGCCGACGTGGTCGACGAGATCCCGATGGCGTACAAGGACATCGACGCGGTGATGGCGGCGCAGGCCGATCTGGTGGAGGTGGTCTACACGCTCAAGCAGGTCGTGTGCGTGAAGGGATGA
- the rpsM gene encoding 30S ribosomal protein S13: MARIAGINIPPHKHAEIGLTAIFGVGRTTAQKICESCGIPFNKKVKDLTDGDLEKIREAVGTITIEGDLRREISINIKRLMDLGCYRGFRHRRGLPMRGQRTRTNARTRKGPKKGAAALKK, encoded by the coding sequence ATGGCACGTATTGCTGGTATCAACATTCCGCCGCACAAGCACGCCGAAATCGGCCTGACCGCGATCTTTGGTGTCGGTCGTACGACCGCCCAGAAGATCTGCGAAAGCTGCGGTATTCCGTTCAACAAGAAGGTCAAGGACCTGACTGACGGCGATCTGGAAAAGATCCGTGAGGCCGTGGGCACGATCACCATCGAAGGTGACCTGCGTCGCGAAATCTCGATCAACATCAAGCGCTTGATGGATCTGGGCTGCTACCGTGGCTTCCGCCATCGCCGCGGCCTGCCCATGCGTGGTCAGCGTACCCGCACCAATGCCCGTACCCGCAAGGGTCCGAAGAAGGGCGCTGCTGCGCTGAAGAAGTAA
- the rplQ gene encoding 50S ribosomal protein L17, whose product MRHRNGLRKLNRTSSHRLAMLRNMANSLIQHEAIKTTVPKAKELRRVVEPLITLGKTPTLANKRLAFDRLRDRDNVVKLFAVLGPRYAARPGGYSRILKMGYRVGDNAPMAFVELVDRPDADAAVAPVEAAE is encoded by the coding sequence ATGCGCCACCGTAACGGCCTCCGCAAACTGAACCGCACCTCGTCGCACCGTCTGGCGATGCTGCGCAACATGGCCAACTCGCTGATCCAGCACGAAGCCATCAAGACCACGGTCCCGAAGGCCAAGGAACTGCGCCGCGTCGTCGAGCCGCTGATCACGCTGGGCAAGACCCCGACGCTGGCCAACAAGCGCCTGGCATTCGACCGCCTGCGCGACCGCGACAACGTGGTCAAGCTGTTCGCCGTGCTCGGCCCGCGTTACGCTGCACGTCCGGGTGGCTACAGCCGCATCCTGAAGATGGGTTACCGCGTTGGCGACAATGCGCCGATGGCCTTCGTCGAACTGGTGGACCGTCCTGACGCGGACGCCGCTGTCGCTCCGGTCGAAGCTGCCGAGTGA
- the infA gene encoding translation initiation factor IF-1, protein MAKDDVIQMQGEVIENLPNATFRVKLENGHVVLGHISGKMRMHYIRILPGDKVTVELTPYDLSRARIVFRAK, encoded by the coding sequence ATGGCGAAAGACGACGTTATTCAGATGCAAGGGGAGGTCATCGAAAACCTCCCCAACGCCACCTTCCGGGTCAAACTGGAAAACGGCCATGTAGTGCTCGGGCATATTTCCGGCAAGATGAGGATGCACTACATCCGCATCCTGCCGGGAGACAAAGTGACCGTTGAATTGACCCCCTACGACCTGAGTCGTGCTCGCATCGTGTTCCGGGCGAAGTGA
- the rplR gene encoding 50S ribosomal protein L18: MLNKKEQRLRRSRQTRARIALQGAVRLSVFRSNLHIYASVISGDGSKVLASASTAEKEVREQLGAAGKGGNVDAATLIGKRIAEKAKAAGVEKVAFDRSGFAYHGRIKALADAAREAGLQF; this comes from the coding sequence ATGTTGAACAAGAAAGAACAGCGCCTGCGCCGCTCCCGTCAGACCCGTGCCCGCATTGCATTGCAGGGCGCGGTTCGTCTGAGCGTCTTCCGCTCGAACCTGCACATCTACGCCAGCGTGATTTCCGGCGACGGCTCGAAGGTGCTCGCCAGCGCTTCGACCGCCGAAAAGGAAGTCCGCGAGCAGCTCGGCGCGGCTGGCAAAGGCGGCAACGTCGATGCCGCGACGCTGATCGGCAAGCGCATCGCCGAGAAGGCCAAGGCCGCCGGCGTCGAGAAGGTGGCGTTCGATCGCTCTGGTTTCGCGTACCACGGCCGCATCAAGGCGCTGGCCGATGCAGCGCGCGAAGCCGGTCTGCAGTTCTGA
- the rpsK gene encoding 30S ribosomal protein S11, which yields MAKAPVNNAARRVSKKVRKNVADGIAHVHASFNNTIITITDRQGNSLSWASSGGQGFKGSRKSTPFAAQVAAEVAGRAAQEQGIKNLDVRIKGPGPGRESSVRALASLGIRIASISDVTPVPHNGCRPQKRRRI from the coding sequence ATGGCAAAAGCACCTGTCAACAACGCCGCGCGCCGCGTGAGCAAGAAAGTCCGCAAGAATGTTGCGGACGGTATCGCTCACGTGCACGCTTCGTTCAACAACACGATCATCACGATCACCGACCGTCAGGGCAACTCGTTGTCCTGGGCCTCGAGCGGTGGCCAGGGTTTCAAGGGTTCGCGCAAATCGACACCCTTCGCAGCCCAGGTGGCGGCGGAAGTCGCAGGTCGTGCCGCTCAGGAACAAGGCATCAAGAACCTGGACGTGCGCATCAAGGGCCCTGGCCCGGGTCGCGAGTCGTCGGTTCGTGCGCTGGCTTCCCTGGGCATCCGCATCGCGTCGATCTCTGACGTGACGCCGGTTCCGCACAACGGCTGCCGTCCGCAAAAGCGCCGTCGCATCTGA
- the rpsH gene encoding 30S ribosomal protein S8, which produces MSMSDPIADMLTRIRNAQMVEKASVAMPASKLKAAIAQVLKDEGYIDGFAVKTTDGKSELQIGLKYYAGRPVIERIERVSRPGLRIYKGRHDIPQVQNGLGVAIVTTPKGVMTDRKARASGIGGEVLCYVA; this is translated from the coding sequence ATGAGCATGAGTGATCCTATCGCCGACATGCTGACCCGCATCCGCAACGCGCAGATGGTCGAGAAGGCCAGCGTTGCGATGCCAGCGTCCAAATTGAAGGCTGCCATTGCGCAAGTCCTCAAGGACGAGGGTTACATCGACGGTTTCGCAGTCAAGACGACGGACGGCAAGTCCGAACTCCAGATCGGTCTGAAGTATTACGCCGGCCGCCCGGTGATTGAGCGCATCGAGCGCGTCAGTCGCCCTGGTCTGCGTATCTACAAGGGCCGTCACGACATCCCCCAGGTCCAGAACGGCCTGGGTGTCGCCATCGTCACCACCCCCAAGGGCGTGATGACCGACCGCAAGGCGCGCGCTTCCGGTATCGGTGGCGAAGTCCTCTGCTACGTCGCATAA
- the rpmD gene encoding 50S ribosomal protein L30, which yields MSENTDKKTVKVKLVKSPIGTRESHRATVRGLGLRGMNTESVLEDTPAVRGMINKVSYLVKVL from the coding sequence ATGTCTGAGAACACCGACAAGAAGACCGTCAAGGTCAAGCTGGTCAAGAGCCCGATCGGCACCCGCGAATCGCACCGTGCCACGGTGCGTGGTCTGGGCCTGCGTGGCATGAACACCGAATCCGTGCTGGAAGACACCCCTGCGGTGCGCGGCATGATCAACAAGGTCTCGTACCTGGTGAAGGTGCTGTAA
- the rplE gene encoding 50S ribosomal protein L5, translating to MAQQQAQARLQAFYREKVVPDLMQKFGYTSVMEVPRFEKITLNMGVSEAVSDKKVMDHAVGDLTKIAGQKPVVTKSRKAIAGFKIRENVPIGCMVTLRGVRMFEFLDRFVTIALPRVRDFRGISGRSFDGRGNYNIGVKEQIIFPEIEYDKVDALRGLNISITTTAGTDDECKALLTAFRFPFKN from the coding sequence ATGGCTCAACAACAAGCTCAAGCTCGTCTGCAAGCGTTCTATCGCGAGAAGGTCGTTCCTGACCTGATGCAGAAGTTCGGTTACACGTCGGTCATGGAAGTGCCGCGTTTCGAGAAGATCACCCTGAACATGGGTGTCTCCGAAGCGGTGTCCGACAAGAAGGTCATGGACCACGCCGTCGGCGACCTGACCAAGATCGCTGGCCAGAAGCCGGTCGTCACCAAGTCCCGCAAGGCCATCGCCGGTTTCAAGATCCGCGAGAACGTGCCCATCGGCTGCATGGTGACCCTGCGTGGTGTGCGCATGTTCGAATTCCTGGACCGTTTCGTGACGATCGCGCTGCCGCGCGTTCGTGACTTCCGCGGTATCTCGGGACGTTCGTTCGACGGTCGCGGCAACTACAACATCGGCGTCAAAGAACAGATCATCTTCCCCGAAATCGAATACGACAAGGTGGATGCTCTGCGTGGTCTGAACATCAGCATCACGACGACGGCCGGTACTGATGACGAGTGCAAGGCGCTGCTCACGGCCTTCCGTTTCCCGTTCAAGAACTGA